A genomic stretch from Arachis stenosperma cultivar V10309 chromosome 3, arast.V10309.gnm1.PFL2, whole genome shotgun sequence includes:
- the LOC130970063 gene encoding GDSL esterase/lipase At5g45960-like isoform X1, with the protein MAISSDAHRPLHQYYYYFIFMIYCLLCFTVTMIGASNNRNKVSALYVFGDSTVDPGNNNYIRTAFKSNFEPYGRDFANQVPTGRFTNGKLGTDFIASYLGLKEFLPPYLDPNLTNQELITGVSFASAGSGYDPLTPTLSNVISIGKQLEHFKEYKKRLERILGKQKIEDHMKNAIFFISAGTNDFVINYFTLPIRRKTYSLIAYHHFLLQHVQNFIQELLREGARKLGVVGLPPMGCLPIMITFNSNNALLERGCVDMFSSAARNHNLILQNQLNLVQLNSSMSTGAKIYYVDIYEPLSNMIHGLDDNNNNGGFDEVDSGCCGSGYIEAAFLCNRASHLCSDASKYVFWDSIHPTEKAYYNMYLTSRHVIDALVTA; encoded by the exons ATGGCAATCTCATCAGATGCACATCGTCCCTTGCaccaatattattattattttattttcatgatttattgcttgttatGCTTTACGGTTACAATGATTGGAGCTTCAAACAACCGTAATAAGGTGTCTGCGTTATATGTGTTTGGAGACTCCACAGTAGACCCGGGAAACAACAACTACATTAGGACTGCTTTCAAGAGCAATTTTGAACCCTACGGTAGAGATTTTGCAAATCAAGTTCCCACTGGAAGGTTCACCAATGGAAAGCTAGGCACTGATTTTATTG CTTCGTATTTAGGTCTTAAAGAGTTTTTGCCACCATATTTGGATCCAAATCTCACAAATCAAGAACTCATCACAGGAGTCAGCTTTGCTTCGGCTGGTTCTGGTTATGACCCACTTACACCAACTCTCAGT aatgtaattTCAATTGGAAAACAGTTGGAACATTTCAAAGAATACAAAAAGAGGTTAGAGAGGATTCTTGGTAAACAGAAAATAGAAGATCATATGAAGAACgctatattttttataagtgCAGGGACAAATGActttgttattaattattttacattgCCAATACGAAGAAAGACCTACTCCCTCATAGCATACCACCACTTCTTACTTCAACATGTACAAAATTTCATACAG GAATTGTTGAGGGAAGGTGCTAGAAAGTTAGGTGTGGTTGGACTACCTCCAATGGGATGCTTGCCAATCATGATCACATTCAATTCCAACAATGCCTTACTGGAACGTGGTTGTGTCGACATGTTTTCTTCTGCTGCAAGAAATCACAATCTCATCCTTCAAAACCAATTGAACTTAGTGCAATTGAATTCCTCTATGTCTACCGGTGCTAAGATCTACTACGTTGACATATATGAACCCTTGTCCAACATGATTCACGGCcttgatgataataataataatggcg GTTTTGATGAGGTAGATAGTGGTTGTTGTGGAAGTGGTTACATTGAAGCAGCATTTTTGTGTAACAGAGCTTCACATTTGTGCTCTGATGCATCAAAGTATGTATTCTGGGATTCAATACACCCTACGGAGAAGGCATATTACAATATGTACCTCACTTCACGTCACGTCATTGATGCACTTGTAACCGCCTAG
- the LOC130970063 gene encoding GDSL esterase/lipase At5g45960-like isoform X2 — protein MAISSDAHRPLHQYYYYFIFMIYCLLCFTVTMIGASNNRNKVSALYVFGDSTVDPGNNNYIRTAFKSNFEPYGRDFANQVPTGRFTNGKLGTDFIASYLGLKEFLPPYLDPNLTNQELITGVSFASAGSGYDPLTPTLSNVISIGKQLEHFKEYKKRLERILGKQKIEDHMKNAIFFISAGTNDFVINYFTLPIRRKTYSLIAYHHFLLQHVQNFIQELLREGARKLGVVGLPPMGCLPIMITFNSNNALLERGCVDMFSSAARNHNLILQNQLNLVQLNSSMSTGAKIYYVDIYEPLSNMIHGLDDNNNNGD, from the exons ATGGCAATCTCATCAGATGCACATCGTCCCTTGCaccaatattattattattttattttcatgatttattgcttgttatGCTTTACGGTTACAATGATTGGAGCTTCAAACAACCGTAATAAGGTGTCTGCGTTATATGTGTTTGGAGACTCCACAGTAGACCCGGGAAACAACAACTACATTAGGACTGCTTTCAAGAGCAATTTTGAACCCTACGGTAGAGATTTTGCAAATCAAGTTCCCACTGGAAGGTTCACCAATGGAAAGCTAGGCACTGATTTTATTG CTTCGTATTTAGGTCTTAAAGAGTTTTTGCCACCATATTTGGATCCAAATCTCACAAATCAAGAACTCATCACAGGAGTCAGCTTTGCTTCGGCTGGTTCTGGTTATGACCCACTTACACCAACTCTCAGT aatgtaattTCAATTGGAAAACAGTTGGAACATTTCAAAGAATACAAAAAGAGGTTAGAGAGGATTCTTGGTAAACAGAAAATAGAAGATCATATGAAGAACgctatattttttataagtgCAGGGACAAATGActttgttattaattattttacattgCCAATACGAAGAAAGACCTACTCCCTCATAGCATACCACCACTTCTTACTTCAACATGTACAAAATTTCATACAG GAATTGTTGAGGGAAGGTGCTAGAAAGTTAGGTGTGGTTGGACTACCTCCAATGGGATGCTTGCCAATCATGATCACATTCAATTCCAACAATGCCTTACTGGAACGTGGTTGTGTCGACATGTTTTCTTCTGCTGCAAGAAATCACAATCTCATCCTTCAAAACCAATTGAACTTAGTGCAATTGAATTCCTCTATGTCTACCGGTGCTAAGATCTACTACGTTGACATATATGAACCCTTGTCCAACATGATTCACGGCcttgatgataataataataatggcg ATTAA